A stretch of DNA from Streptococcus sp. NPS 308:
GAGGATGAGTGATGAACAAGTATAAAGTAATCTATTATGTAGTTGCCATAGTTCTATTAGTCAGTGTGTTTTTACTGATTGGGATAGAATTAGGCTGGTTTAGTTCCTATCAAAGTGACCAATTTATTTGGGTTTACTTTGCTCTCATCCCAGTAGTTGACTGGATTGAAAAGAAATCAAAAAATTTAGCAAGTGAAAAAGGAGAATGAATATGAAAGAGTTTTTAGCGGGTTTTCAAGTCGATACTGAGCACAAAGAACTTGCGGGTGTTTGTGCAGGTTTAGGAAATTATTTTAACATTCAAGCCAATATCGTTCGTTTGGTGACAGTCTTGTTGTTTCTCTCTTCTACGGAGATTGGGATTATAACAGTAACTCTCTATGCCTATCTAGCAGGTTGGCTTGGCAATGAACCCTTGGGGGATGGAGCAAAAAAAGCTAGAAACCAAGCTATTCTCTTACTTGC
This window harbors:
- a CDS encoding PspC domain-containing protein gives rise to the protein MKEFLAGFQVDTEHKELAGVCAGLGNYFNIQANIVRLVTVLLFLSSTEIGIITVTLYAYLAGWLGNEPLGDGAKKARNQAILLLAVCLILVSLGTEGLTAIFESGKAFGQWLVGLV